The Mucilaginibacter mallensis genome has a segment encoding these proteins:
- a CDS encoding rhomboid family intramembrane serine protease: protein MMETLMAAPVASAIFIITILTSLMAFSNEDLLAKLILHPYTVYRKKNIYTVFTSGLIHNDWMHLIFNMFSYFFFAFNLERLIGHWQFGFLYIVSLALSDLPTIFKHKDDYGYRSLGASGAVSAVIFGSILYNPWATLMILPLPIPIWYFAFGVLYLVYCHYAAKYARDNVNHDAHLFGAICGLGLTIILHPSILPAFFQQISEGAKYHLHF from the coding sequence ATGATGGAAACCCTGATGGCGGCGCCCGTGGCGTCGGCCATATTTATTATAACGATCCTTACTTCATTAATGGCCTTCTCCAACGAGGATTTACTGGCCAAACTTATACTGCATCCTTACACGGTTTACCGTAAAAAGAATATCTATACTGTATTTACCAGCGGCCTTATCCATAACGATTGGATGCACCTGATATTTAACATGTTTTCCTATTTCTTTTTTGCCTTTAACCTGGAGAGACTTATCGGGCACTGGCAATTTGGGTTCTTATATATTGTTAGCCTGGCCCTAAGTGATCTGCCAACTATCTTCAAGCATAAAGATGATTACGGTTATCGCAGTCTGGGTGCATCGGGTGCGGTAAGTGCGGTAATTTTTGGGTCGATATTATATAACCCATGGGCCACCTTGATGATTTTGCCTTTACCAATACCTATATGGTATTTTGCCTTTGGTGTGCTGTACCTTGTATACTGTCATTACGCTGCAAAATACGCACGCGATAATGTTAATCACGATGCGCACTTATTTGGTGCTATATGCGGTTTGGGATTAACCATTATACTGCACCCAAGTATTCTGCCTGCGTTTTTTCAACAGATCAGTGAGGGAGCGAAATATCATCTGCATTTTTAA